In the Streptomyces fradiae ATCC 10745 = DSM 40063 genome, GACCCGGGCTGGGGCACGGGCGGTGGTCCAGGCGTCGGCCCGGTCCCCGATCCGAGCGTCCGCCCCGGCACGGGCCCCGGCACGAGCCCCGGCCCCGGCACGAGCCCCGGCCCCGGCGCGGGCAGCGGCCCCGGCGTGGGCGGCGGCACGGGCGGCGGCCCCGGCGGCACGGGCAACGGCCCCGGCCCCGGCACGGGCGGCGGCACCCACCCGTCCGGCCCGGCCTCAGAACGCCTGCCCGGCACGCCCCCGTGCGGGAGGAGCGGCCCGGCCGGGCACCGGCCGGGCACCGGCCGGGCCGCTCCCGTACGCCCCCACCCGGCCCCTGCGGGAGCCCGCCCGCCCCGACCCCGCGCGCCCCGCCGCGCACACCTGCCGCGCACCGCCCCGGCGCGGCCACCTCGGCCACCGGACAGCCCGCCGTCAGCCGCCCCGGCGACCGGTCACCCGTACCGGACCCGCACCGGGCACCGCACCGGGCACCCGCCACCGGACGGCTCCACCGCCGGCCGGCCCCGCCCCCTCACGCCCGGCCGCGCCTGCGCCAGCCGCGCACGCCCAGGACGACTCCCGCGGCGGCGACCGCGGCCAGCAGCAGCAGCCAGTCCGGCACCGCCCCGCCCGCTCGCGCCGCCCACCGCTCCACCTCGAACGAGGCGTCCACGGAGAGCAGGCCCGGCAGGGCGCTCGTCCCGTCGAAGGCCAGGAAGAGCGCACCGAGCAGGATGAAGAAGGCACCCGACAGCAGCGAGGTGGTGTGCAGCTCCAGCCGCCCCACACGCCCCCGCCAGCCGGTGCCGTCCCGCCACCCCCGCGGGCCCGGCCGCAGCACCCGGCCGCGCAGCCACCCGCGCCGCCCCAGGTCGTACCGCTCCCACAGCAGCGCCAGGACGAACAGCGGAACCGCCATGCCCAGCGCGTACACGGCCAGCAGCAGTCCGCCGTAGACGGCGCTGCCGCCCAGCGCGGCCACCGTCAGCACCCCGCCCAGGATGGGCCCCGCGCAGAACCCGGCGAGTCCGTACACGAGGCCCAGCGCGTACACGGACAACGCCGTCGTGGGGCGGATCCGGCCGCTCGCCTCCGCCAGCCGGCGCGGTGCGAAGCCCAGCCCGAGCAGCTGCGCCACGCCCAGCGTGATGATCAGCCACCCGCCGACCGCGACCAGCAGGTCCCGGTGGCCGTAGAAGAACCGCCCCGCCAGCGACCCGGCCGCGCCCAGCGGCACCAGCGTCGTCGCCAGCCCCGCGTAGAAGACGCACGTACGGGCGACGAGCCGGGCCGTCGAGTCGATCGAGTACGCGAAGAAGGCCGGCAGCAGCAACGCGCTGCACGGACTGACCAGCGCCAGCAGACCGCCCAGGAAGGCGGCCAGGTACCCGACGTCGGTCACCGGCCGGCCTTCGCCGCCGCCGCGTCGATCGCGGCCGTGAACGTCTCCAGCGGCTGGGCGCCCGCGATGGCCCGCCCGTTGACCAGGAACGACGGGGTGGACGTCGCGCCCAGCCCGTACCCCTCCTCCTGGTCGCGGGTCACGGCCCGCTTGGCCTCGGCGCTGTCGAGGTCGCGGGTGAACCGGGCGATGTCCGGCACGCCCGCCTCGCGGGCGAGGGCCGTCAGCCGCTCCTCGCCGAAGCCCTTCTCCTTGGCGTCCTCGGCGTACGCGGCCCGGTGGAACTCCCAGAATCGGCCCTGCCGCCCCGCCGCCCACGCGGCCCGCGCCGCGCCCTCGGACTCCTCGCCGAAGATCGGGAAGTTCCGCCACTCGATGCGCAGGACGCCCTTCTTCACGTACTTCTCGATCAGCACGGGCTCGGTGTCGCGGGCGAACTTGCCGCAGTAGCCGCACTTGAAGTCGGCGTACTCGATGAGCACCACCGGCGCGTCGGCGCGGCCCGTGGCGAGGCCGTCCTTCGCGTCGCGGCGGGCGAGCCGCTCCAGCTCCGGGTAGACGCCCTCCTGCCCGGCGGCGGCGGAGGCGGGCGCGGAGGCGGCGGGCGCCGCCGCCCCGGAGGCGTCGCGGTCGCCGGGCTTGGTGGCGGTGTACGAGGCGAAGGCCAGCAGCCCGGCTGCGGCGACGACCCCTGCCCCGATGGCGTACGGCTTGGCGGAACGGGTCTTCCTGGACATGCGTGTGCTCCTGCGGTGTGGCGGTGGAAGGGCGAAGGGGGGAGAGGAGGGCGAGGAAGGCGGAGCCGTGCGCGTGGCGGAGGGGACCGCCGCTCGCCCGCCCGCCTACACGCGCAGGATCGACAGGTCCATCAGGGACGGGGGCACGAGCGCGGGCGGGGCCCGTTCCGGACCGGCCGGGTCCGGCTCCCACGCCGCCCATCCGGCGCAGGAGGCGTCACCGCGCCCGTCGTGCGGCGCGGCCAGCAGGTCGCCCGCGGCGAAGCCGCGCGGCGGGGCGGCGGGCGCCATGCCGCCGTCACGGGCACCGGAGCCGTCCCGGCAGCCGGGCGTACGCGACTCCCCGTCGACGGGCCCGACGGCGGCCCCTGCCGCGGCAGGCACCCCGGAGGCGGGCCCGGTCGCGGCAGTCCCCACGGCGGCGGGCACCGCGGGCGCGGCGGGACGGAAGGGGCCCACAGCGGCTCCGCTCACACCGGCGCCGACCGCGAGGACGCGGTCCTCACCGGCCATCGCCCGGCCGCCGAGGACGCGGTACTCACCGGCCGTCTGGCCACCGCCGCGGGCGCGCTCGCCGGCCCCGCGGCCTTCGAACGCCCCCGGGCAGGCACAGACCAGCAGCACCCCCAGAACCAGCCCCCACACGGTCCACCCGGACCGCGCGAACGCCACGGACCGCACCGGTCGGCCACCCGGCCGCCCGGACCGCGCACCCCGCCGCACCGGCCGCCCCGCCCGCGGGTGGGCCTGCGGGCCGGGCCGCCGCCACCGGGCGTCGGTACGGGGCATCGGGCGGGTGCCTTCCTGGTCGTGGGACGGGTGTTCGGCTCGCCCGAAATGGTACGGCGAAATGGGTTCGCCACTCCTGAGCCGCGGGTGAGATCCTGGGTCACGGTATGTCTACTTCCTTCGCCGACCTCCAGACCCTGCTGACCGAGGTCTCGCTGCGCGACGCCCATCGGCTCGGCCGCCGTCTCGAAGGCGCCCGCCGCATCCGCAAGCCCGAGGCCAGGCAGGCCGTGCTGGACGAGATCGCCGCCGAGGCGTCGAAGGCGGCGGCCCGCACCGCCGAGCGGGCGTCCCGCGTCCCCGAGGTCACGTATCCCGAGCAGCTCCCCGTCAGCCAGAAGAAGGACGAGATCCTGGCGGCGATACGCGACCACCAGGTCGTGATCGTCGCCGGTGAGACCGGCTCCGGCAAGACGACGCAGATCCCGAAGATCTGCCTGGAGCTCGGCCGGGGCGTGCGCGGCATGGTGGGCCACACCCAGCCCCGCCGGCTCGCGGCCCGCACGGTCGCGGAGCGCGTCGCCGACGAGCTGGGCACGCCGCTCGGCGAGGCGGTCGGCTGGAAGGTGCGCTTCACCGACCAGGTCGGCTCCGACACGTTCGTGAAGCTGATGACGGACGGCATCCTGCTCGCCGAGATCCAGACGGACCGCGAGCTGCGCGCGTACGACACGATCATCATCGACGAGGCCCACGAGCGCAGCCTCAACATCGACTTCCTCCTCGGCTACCTCGCCCAGCTCCTGCCGAAGCGCCCCGACCTCAAGGTCGTGATCACCTCCGCGACCATCGACCCGGAGCGGTTCTCGCGGCACTTCGGGGACGCCCCGATCGTGGAGGTCAGCGGGCGTACGTACCCGGTGGAGGTGCGCTACCGGCCGCTGCTGGAGGAGGACTCCGAGGAGCCCGACCGGGACCAGGTCACCGCGATCTGCGACGCCGTCGACGAACTCCAGGCGGAGGGCCCCGGCGACATCCTCGTCTTCCTCTCCGGCGAGCGGGAGATCCGCGACACGGCCGACGCCCTGCTGAAGAAGCAGCTGCGGAACACCGAGGTCCTGCCGCTGTACGCGCGCCTCTCGCACGCCGAGCAGCACCGCGTGTTCCAGCAGCACGCCGGCCGCCGCATCGTCCTCGCGACCAACGTGGCCGAGACCTCCCTGACGGTCCCCGGCATCAAGTACGTGATCGACCCGGGCACGGCGCGGATCTCCCGGTACAGCCACCGCACGAAGGTGCAGCGGCTGCCGATCGAGCCGGTCAGCCAGGCCAGCGCCAACCAGCGCAAGGGCCGCTGCGGCCGTACCAGCGACGGCATCTGCGTCCGGCTGTACTCCGAGGACGACTTCCTGGCCCGCCCGGAGTTCACGGACGCGGAGATCCTCCGGACGAACCTGGCGTCCGTCATCCTCCAGATGACCGCGGCCGGGCTCGGCGACATCGAGAAGTTCCCGTTCATCGACCCGCCGGACCACCGCAACATCCGCGACGGCGTGCAGCTCCTCCAGGAGCTCGGCGCGCTCGACCCGGCGCAGAAGGACCCGAAGAAGCGCCTCACCCCGCTCGGCCGGCAGCTCGCCCAGCTCCCCGTCGACCCGCGCCTCGCGCGCATGGTGCTGGAGGCCGACAAGAACGGCTGCGTCCGCGAGGTCATGGTCATCGCGGCGGCCCTGTCCATCCAGGACCCTCGCGAGCGCCCGGCCGAGAAGCAGGCGCAGGCGGACCAGCAGCACGCCAGGTTCAAGGACGAGACGTCCGACTTCCTCGCCTTCCTGAACCTCTGGCGGTACGTGCGCGAGCAGCAGAAGGCGCTGTCGTCGTCGGCGTTCCGCCGGATGTGCAAGGCGGAGTACCTCAACTACCTGCGCATCCGGGAGTGGCAGGACATCTACAGCCAGCTGCGCACGGTCGCCAAGCAGATGGGGATACACCTCAACGAGGACGACGCGGGCGACCAGCA is a window encoding:
- a CDS encoding cytochrome c biogenesis CcdA family protein produces the protein MTDVGYLAAFLGGLLALVSPCSALLLPAFFAYSIDSTARLVARTCVFYAGLATTLVPLGAAGSLAGRFFYGHRDLLVAVGGWLIITLGVAQLLGLGFAPRRLAEASGRIRPTTALSVYALGLVYGLAGFCAGPILGGVLTVAALGGSAVYGGLLLAVYALGMAVPLFVLALLWERYDLGRRGWLRGRVLRPGPRGWRDGTGWRGRVGRLELHTTSLLSGAFFILLGALFLAFDGTSALPGLLSVDASFEVERWAARAGGAVPDWLLLLAAVAAAGVVLGVRGWRRRGRA
- a CDS encoding DsbA family protein; translated protein: MSRKTRSAKPYAIGAGVVAAAGLLAFASYTATKPGDRDASGAAAPAASAPASAAAGQEGVYPELERLARRDAKDGLATGRADAPVVLIEYADFKCGYCGKFARDTEPVLIEKYVKKGVLRIEWRNFPIFGEESEGAARAAWAAGRQGRFWEFHRAAYAEDAKEKGFGEERLTALAREAGVPDIARFTRDLDSAEAKRAVTRDQEEGYGLGATSTPSFLVNGRAIAGAQPLETFTAAIDAAAAKAGR